Within Gasterosteus aculeatus chromosome Y, fGasAcu3.hap1.1, whole genome shotgun sequence, the genomic segment tcattaactactattcaccgtgtaacgtcattaactactattcactgtgtaacgtcattaactactattcactgtgtaacatcattaactactattcactgtgtaacatcattaactactattcactgtgtaacatcattaactactattcactgtgtaacatcattaactactattcactgtgtaacgtcattaactactattcactgtgtaacatcattaactactattcactgtgtaacgtcattaactactattcactgtgtaacgtcattaactactattcaccgtgtaacgtcattaactactattcactgtgtaacgtcattaactactattcaccgtgtaacgtcattaactactattcaccgtgtaacatcattaactactattcactgtgtaacatcattaactactattcaccgtgtaacatcattaactactattcgctgtgtaacgtcattaactactattcaccgtgtaacgtcattaactactattcaccgtgtaacgtcattaactactattcactgtgtaacgtcattaactactattcaccgtgtaacgtcattaactactattcactgtgtaacgtcattaactactattcactgtgtaacatcattaactactattcactgtgtaacgtcattaactactattcactgtgtaacatcattaactactattcactgtgtaacgtcattaactactattcactgtgtaacgtcattaactactattcactgtgtaacgtcattaactactattcactgtgtaacgtcattaactactattcactgtgtaacgtcattaactactattcaccgtgtaacgtcattaactactattcactgtgtaacgtcattaactactattcactgtgtaacgtcattaactactattcactgtgtaacgtcattaactactattcactgtgtaacgtcattaactactattcactgtgtaacgtcattaactactattcactgtgtaacgtcattaactactattcactgtgtaacgtcattataTTATTCAATGTGTAACGGCTTGGGAGTATGATCATCCCGAgggatactgtgggaggtgctgtggGAGTacagggtgagggggtccttgcttggggccatcgaacccttgtacgcccaaagtgagagctgtgttcgggggctcggcagtaagtcgaaggcgtttccggtgggggtcggccttcgccagggctgcgccttgtcaccaatcttgtttgtggttttcatggacaggatatcgaggcgtagtcggggggaggagggtctacagttcggtgggctgcggatctcatcgctgctttttgcagatgatgtggtcctgattgcatcttccgtctgtgacctccaactcgggatgaggattagcacctctaaatctgaggccatggttctcagcaggaaaccgatggattgcctactccaggtagggaatgtgtccttaccccaagtgaaggagttcaagtacctcggggtcttgttcacgagtgaggggaagatgtgtgagtttgggtggagaatcggagcagcgggggcggtattgcactcgctttaccgcaccgttgtgacgaaaagagagctgagccggaaggcaaagctctcgatctaccggtcaatcttcgttcctaccctcacctatggtcatgaaggacgggtcatgaccgaaagaactaggtcacgggtacaagcggccgaaatgggtttcctcaggagagtgtctggcgtctcccttagggatcgggtgagaagctcagccattggcgaggagctcggagtagagccgctgctcctttgcgtcgaaaggagcaagttgaggtggtttgggcatctggtgaggacgccccctgggcgcctccctagggaggtgatccaggcacggccagctgggaagaggccccggggaagacccaggactaggtggagagattatatctctgcactggcctgggaacgccttgggatcccccagtcacagctggtagatgtggcccgggaaagagaagtttggggtcccctgctggagctgttgcccccgcgacccgaccccggataagcggtttaAAATGGAATTTGCTTCTGGGGAACTGCTGGACAAAGTTTCCTTGAGATCTGTAGTTAAGGAGAAAGAcaggacaaaataaataataccaatttgttttattttgtaacaatAAAAAAGTTGAGTTCATTGTTTTACATTCCATGGattatattacatcacatcacacgtcatttatctgacgattttatccaaagcgacttacaataagaacatttcaaccataaggacacaaagtcagaagagcaagaaacaagaaagtgcattttcctcaaataagccgatttacaacttgctatagatgagtgacgttataagtccaatgtaagtgctccaggtagttagtgtgttagtggagtctgaagaggtgtgtctttagtctgaagatgtgaaggctctctgtggtcctgatgtcttcagagacctgcTTCTACCATTTagcagcaggacagcaaagagtggagatctagtcgagtgttctGCTCTCCGCAGGTGTCCACGCGGCAGAAGAACGACTGCTGATGCCGAGATGCCCGCGCCCGGAAaggcctttttctttcaaaagtcTGAGACCACGATGGTCCACCTCTAAAAtcttcttttgtctttcagtCGGATCCGCACGGTGGAAACACCTCTGCGtctgctctctgtgtgttcaGTCTTCAACAACGTTTTCAAGTTCGGGGCgtctgcttttatttcctctggaAGCTTTTCTCGTCTTCTTGCGAGTACGTTCTTCACATTTACGTCTCCAAACGTCTCGCCATTGATTCATTAATGGCAATTTTACGTGCAGccgctctgtttccttctccgacaGCCAGATTGGTTGCCAGTAACTTAAACGCGCCGCAGGGTTCAAAGCGTGAGAAAAAAGTAACGGCTTATAGTCGGGAATTTACGATACATTGAAAACAATGTATAGTACGAGGACTACAGATTTATTGCAGACCTTATTGTGTGTAAAAATGTCCTTTAGTTATAATGAGGATGATGTATAATatagacataaaaaaaatacaattaataaacattttaaccAAATTTTACCAAATAAACCTAATTAGAGGGTATTCGTTAATACATTAATGTGATAGAAGTAAATAAAATGGGGCGAAAATAGTAACTTCGTTCCTCATTTGCATAATAAattcttcattcattcttcacgacatacaaacatatgaatatattttagtTTTCGACAGCAGAAGGAAACCGAAGcatcaaaaagacaaaatgtaaacTGCAGGTTCAAAAGAAACAACTGTGAAATAgtaatgatttgaagtcaaGTGATGTTTAGAAAAACTGAAATTTGTATTGATTAGGTTTTAAATTTAGGCTTTACTTCTTTTATCAATGTATTCCAATGTAAATTAAAAACAGTGAATGAAAGTCATTCACATTTTGGTTGTAGCTGTTACATTCCTTTGGATGTCTTTAGATTACATTTCATTAAACTGCATACGGATCTTTGTGGGAAATGATTCCCATAACTCATGAACCTCCTCGCACAAATttccaaagtaaaagcacatCACGTTGGAGTTCTGGTGAAATGGGTTCTCTCGCAGTCGATTCCCTTTGATGAACTGGACACTCCACCTTTTAACGTCTCGTAACTCCATggttacaaattacaaatttaatTACGCACACTAATAGCATTTTGTATATTAATGTGTGCACAGAATCCCACTTCATGCCGCGTCCTGCAGTAGGTGACCACTGgggctctcaacatggctcAAAAATGACGTGAGAATATTCGCttaaaaaacacagatattcaaatatatttagttaagtttaaaccaatttaacaacatattacctacaacTGACTTCTATAATTTTAAAATCTAAATCTTCTACtagtctcttggatccgatttcTGTCTGCTTAAGGACGTCTTCACTCGATAtgatgaatctgtctttgttgacaggacatgtaccacagtccttcaaggtagctgtaattaaacctcttcttcagAAACCTACtgttgctccagaggtgttggctaactacagacctatctctaatcttcccttcctctctaagatccttgagaaatccattgcttcatatattcattcattcattagacGGTGACTGCTGGGAACAAAAGGCGCCGCGTCggagctcagccgcgcctccagaagcgagtctccgctgctcattggtggaaaatgatttcaaactgtccgccaAATCTCAGAGGTCCCGCCCTCTGCTCTCGCGcctggagcctcttctctggttggtgcgcgcgtcagGGACCGTCCCGCCCACTCCGCGGACATATAAAGGAGGGTTGGACGCGACCACCGACACTTCCTTTCCTCCACACAGTCTAACGATGAGCGGCAGAGGCAAAACCGGTGGAAAAGCCCGAGCGAAGGCCAAGACCCGCTCCTCCCGAGCCGGGCTCCAGTTCCCGGTCGGTCGcgtccacagacatctgcgcaaagggaactaCGCGCAGCGTGTGggcgcaggagcccccgtctacctggcggccgtgctggagtacctgaccgccgagatcctggagctggccggaaacgccgcccgcgacaacaagaagacccgcatcatcccgcgtcacctgcagctggctgtccgcaacgacgaggagctcaacaagctgctgggcggagtgaccatcgctcagggcggcgtgctgcccaacatccaggcggtgctgctgcccaagaagaccgagaagcccgccaagaagtaGAGACGGAGGCCTCCATCTgcaccacaaaggctcttttaagagccgcCAACCCCA encodes:
- the LOC120808638 gene encoding histone H2A-like, which codes for MSGRGKTGGKARAKAKTRSSRAGLQFPVGRVHRHLRKGNYAQRVGAGAPVYLAAVLEYLTAEILELAGNAARDNKKTRIIPRHLQLAVRNDEELNKLLGGVTIAQGGVLPNIQAVLLPKKTEKPAKK